A part of Gramella sp. MAR_2010_147 genomic DNA contains:
- a CDS encoding DUF3078 domain-containing protein, translating into MKKTLLFAFSLMLSITISYAQEEENDTIPNGWKKEGNVQLLFNQSAFNKEWTGGGTSSVAGNLTVDYEFNYRMNEFTWDNKIIANYGLTKVKGDEFARKTSDRLELNSIAGKQIEETDFYYSWFLNFRTQFAKGYEFGEDPETGETIRTETTHFMSPAYLQSGPGIMYKKGDNFVLNLAPATARFIFVDKDFTSVEGYEDGQYFGVDQGKSMRFELGAALSAFLSYEVLENVNMEHSLSLYSNYLDKPGNVDIDYLLNLEMGINDYLSANLIFQAIYDDNAVAAFQIREVFGLGVNFGF; encoded by the coding sequence ATGAAGAAAACTTTGCTCTTTGCATTTTCATTAATGCTCAGTATAACGATTTCCTACGCACAAGAAGAAGAGAACGATACCATTCCAAATGGCTGGAAAAAAGAAGGAAATGTCCAGCTGCTTTTTAATCAATCGGCATTTAATAAAGAGTGGACCGGTGGTGGAACTTCCAGCGTTGCCGGAAATCTAACCGTAGACTATGAGTTCAATTATAGAATGAATGAGTTTACCTGGGATAATAAAATTATTGCGAATTACGGGCTAACAAAGGTAAAGGGAGATGAATTTGCAAGAAAGACCAGTGACAGGCTGGAGTTAAACTCTATTGCAGGTAAACAAATTGAAGAAACCGATTTTTATTATTCGTGGTTCCTGAATTTCAGAACCCAGTTTGCAAAAGGATATGAATTTGGTGAGGATCCGGAAACAGGAGAAACTATTCGTACCGAAACCACTCATTTTATGTCTCCTGCATATTTACAATCAGGCCCGGGTATCATGTATAAAAAAGGTGACAATTTTGTATTGAACCTTGCACCTGCCACGGCAAGATTCATTTTTGTAGATAAAGATTTTACTAGCGTTGAAGGTTATGAAGATGGTCAGTATTTTGGAGTAGATCAGGGTAAATCTATGCGATTTGAATTAGGTGCGGCCCTTAGTGCATTTTTGAGTTATGAAGTACTTGAAAATGTGAATATGGAGCATTCACTTTCATTATATTCAAATTATCTCGATAAACCAGGAAATGTAGATATAGATTATTTACTAAATCTTGAGATGGGTATTAACGATTATCTATCGGCTAATTTAATATTCCAGGCGATTTATGATGACAATGCTGTTGCTGCGTTCCAGATTAGAGAAGTTTTTGGATTAGGAGTCAATTTTGGATTTTAA
- the hflX gene encoding GTPase HflX, with amino-acid sequence MIEKTDLSYERTVLIGIVTRDQDQEKLEEYLDELEFLTYTAGGEVIKRFSQRMDRPDPKTFIGSGKMNDVKEFAAENDIGAVIFDDELSPAQQKNIEKLLKCKILDRTGLILDIFAQRAKTSYARTQVELAQYEYLLPRLAGMWTHLERQRGGIGMRGPGETEIETDRRIVRDKISLLKKQLKTIDKQMEVQRGNRGQLVRVALVGYTNVGKSTLMNVISKSDVFAENKLFATLDTTVRKVVIRNLPFLLSDTVGFIRKLPTQLVESFKSTLDEVREADLLLHVVDISHPNFEDHIDSVNKILTEIETLGKPTIMVFNKIDSYQPEKIEEDDLITEKTSAHYSLKEWKRTWMNRVGDNALFISALNKENMEDFRKKVYEAVRDIHITRFPYNNFLYPEYDKYGEEKE; translated from the coding sequence ATGATTGAAAAGACCGATTTATCTTATGAAAGAACTGTTCTAATTGGTATAGTTACCAGAGATCAGGATCAGGAAAAACTGGAGGAGTATCTGGACGAATTAGAGTTTCTTACTTATACCGCCGGTGGGGAAGTGATTAAAAGATTTTCGCAACGAATGGATAGACCAGATCCAAAAACTTTTATTGGTTCTGGAAAGATGAATGATGTGAAAGAATTTGCCGCAGAGAACGATATTGGGGCGGTTATTTTTGATGATGAACTTTCACCGGCACAACAGAAAAATATTGAAAAGCTATTAAAGTGTAAAATTCTGGACAGGACCGGTCTTATCCTTGATATTTTCGCGCAGAGAGCTAAAACAAGCTATGCAAGAACCCAGGTAGAACTTGCGCAATATGAGTACCTGTTACCAAGATTAGCGGGAATGTGGACACACCTTGAAAGACAGCGTGGAGGTATTGGAATGCGTGGTCCCGGAGAAACAGAGATCGAGACCGACCGTAGGATAGTTCGCGATAAAATTTCCCTTCTTAAAAAACAACTGAAGACCATAGATAAACAAATGGAGGTTCAGCGGGGTAACAGGGGGCAATTAGTACGAGTGGCACTTGTGGGATATACCAATGTTGGAAAATCCACATTGATGAATGTAATAAGTAAAAGTGATGTTTTTGCAGAGAACAAACTTTTCGCTACTCTGGATACAACCGTTAGAAAAGTGGTTATACGCAATTTACCCTTCTTGTTAAGTGATACGGTGGGATTCATTAGGAAGTTACCTACACAGCTTGTAGAGTCCTTTAAATCGACTCTTGATGAGGTGAGGGAGGCCGATCTTTTACTTCATGTCGTAGATATTTCACACCCTAACTTTGAAGATCATATAGATTCAGTAAATAAAATCCTCACTGAAATTGAAACGCTGGGAAAACCAACGATCATGGTCTTTAATAAAATAGACTCTTATCAACCTGAAAAGATTGAAGAGGACGACCTTATTACCGAAAAGACTTCAGCACATTATTCCTTAAAGGAGTGGAAAAGGACATGGATGAATCGTGTAGGTGATAATGCCCTTTTTATTTCGGCGTTAAATAAGGAAAATATGGAAGATTTCCGCAAGAAAGTATACGAGGCAGTAAGAGATATTCATATAACAAGGTTTCCTTATAACAATTTTCTATATCCTGAGTATGATAAATACGGAGAAGAAAAGGAATAG